Part of the Mytilus trossulus isolate FHL-02 chromosome 2, PNRI_Mtr1.1.1.hap1, whole genome shotgun sequence genome is shown below.
AGGTTTATTTTCATAATGGGAACTTCAATGAATTTTTCGTTTAAAGGGATGATCAGACGGAATAATACAAAATGTCAGATATTACTGAAAATAATCAAACGATCTGCGCTTTTGTTTGCCTTCGGTATTATTCTTAACACTAATTGGGGACGTAAGTATACAGCTTTATGATCAATATTACTAAATTGAGTTTTTGGGTCTACATCATTGTGAcggaaaagaaagaaaacagaagccaaacaagtattaAGCTGAAGAGCAGAAACggactataatataacaatggtcattttcctgacttagtataggacattttaagagaaaaaaacatattgagaACAACATAGACTTGACTTTTATTTCATAGTACATACGATAGAGTGATTGGTGTTATCTTtcatttcagtttttttatcattaaggTGTCTCatctaaaatcatgaaaatatctctctatcaaattttgttaaataacatgaaataataaaagtatTGTGAATGTTACTTTTAAGAGTTGTTTAGAAATAAAAGACGTTCACATGATCTAGTGAAgatataaaatttttaataacttttagtAAGGATACTATTCATGCATTAATGAGTCCATATGTGAACCAACAGAagtgtttgtcttttaattttttattttacacttaTAATTCTATGTCATCTCTTATTTCATTAAGGTTTGATCTCAATTGACTCTCAATTTTCAATTCCAACAGTAAGCTGCGTTCAATTGcagaattatttgtttgtaaagacGAAATGTACATACATTTACCGAAGTACTGGTTACCGGGTAGATGTACACTGTGGGACTGATTGTACTATCGCGGGTTTACTGTAACCTAGTCAAAGTAACTAACGACACAAACTACATGTGTTTCcaaatgaaagtaaaaaaaacattataagttAAGCTCGAGTTCAAAAATTAAGTTACCCAAACGGCTTTACCAAATTATTTACAATCTTATTTTTCTAGAATATATGAATTGTCAGTAATACATGTGAGGGATAAGGGACAAATCATGCCATAATCTCTTTAATAATTCATGAACTGCAATTACATTTAGTAGCCCTTCAGACGACTAATATTCATAACgtgatgttttcatttttgtagcTGTCGACTTGGAACATATTCGGATTCCTGGTGTTTTACAAAGATTCAGTTTGACGTACCTTGTGTTAGCTATAATAGAGTTAATATTCATAAGAAATTACAATATTCCAAAGGTAAGATAAAGATTTAGTTTGACATACCTTGTGTTAGCTATAATAGAGCTAATATTCATAAGAAATTACAATATTCCAAAGGTCAGATAAAGATTTAGTTTGACGTACCTTGTGTTAGCTATAATAGAGCTAATATTCATAAGAAATTACAATGTTCCAAAGGTAAGACAAATATGCAGTTTGACGTGCCTTGTGTTAGTTATAATAGAATAGAGctaatatttataagaaataacaatATTCCAAAGGTAAGATAAGAATTTAGTTTGACGTTTCTTGTTTAAGTTATAATTGAGCTAATATTCATAAGAAATTACAATATTCCGAAGGTACATgtaagacaaattaaaaaaaagtactcTCTAAagatggaaaatatttttttgataaacagCATATTATTCTGTGGGTAAACcctattaaatataattatagatcCCTTATATTAAAACGAGGTGACACATATTAATCGGACATCGAAAAGCACCAAAATAACCAAAATCGCTTCATTCGtcttttatttgtataacaCATTTCGAATTACTTGATATAATGATTTTCATAAGATTCAATTCATCCAACTTTATATGTGTTGAGTATGGTAATTATTGTGTATATATTTCAGGAAAGAAGTTGTGCTCCACTGAATGATATCTTATCTTTGGCACCGCAGTGGATCATTTCCCTTGGTATTCTCGCAGCTTATGTTGGACTCACACTCAAGCTAGAGTTTCCAGGATGTCCAACGTTTGTGTGATATGtttacttatatatttatttgctttttaaaaatactCAAGCAGATACAACTGATGAAAACACGTTGTAAAGCttgataaaaaacatatgcaatcGATTTTCATCTAAACTAGcaatgatttttaaataaactgcaTCAGGCATGCACGAGATCAGACGTTTTGAGACAAACATTTAGAGCACAAACAAATGGATGAAACTCATATAACAGatgtatattcatatatttaaaattttataaaatcgtATTAAATAGATTTCCATGAACAATTCACATCTTTATAAGATACTTAATGCAACACAGTATGTACAGGTACCACTATATAAAACCAGATACATCAGTTAATAAGGgatatttaaaattcataagtCGACTAATAACCCCATTGGaaaaacgaataataatgaaaacgTAAATGAGTACAACAAACAGGACAAGTAAAAATGAAGACTGAGTAATCCGAGCCTTATCAAAAACAGAGATGGTCGCAGAAGTCCTGGATGGGAACACATAACCTGGTTTCGCATGTGACGATGTTTACCTTCAAAAGCTGAAAGAGAGTAAAAACATGCTTATATAGCGTATTTGaaggaaataaaattttaatcaattaaaaagtATCCTATGAAAGTAGCCATATATGGAGGTTACATGATGAAGTTTTGTATTTATACAGTGGTTATATTGGACCTGGTGGGTTACATGATGGTGGAAAACATTACAACTGTACCGGAGGGGCGGCACAATATATAGATGTATTAGTGCTTGGTAAAAATCATATCTATGGCAATCCAACTCCTAAGGTAAACACTTCAACTTGCAAAGAGCAACACAGTACATCGATATGCTAGTGCTTGgcaaaaatcatatatatataaccataaAACTgctaaactgtaaataaaattagTGTACGACAGGGACACTACTGTACATCGATATATAAAGGCTTCGTTGCACTCATGGCTATGATCTTCCAACTACTCAATGTATGCTTTACTAGCGCtttgaaaaaatatctatatggtcaaggtcaccaatgggttttcaaaatgacaatgatacttaAATGAACAACGGACAACTGATAGATACTGATATGACAGCTCCAGACATGAATAAAACTGATTAATTGAAAGAATAGGTCTTACTTATATTAAAATCAGGTGCAATTTCTTACGTTAGGGTTAaatatcataccatcataaaaaaaaatatgagaagacCATAACCCATATCATGCCAaaaactggttttagaataattgtttttgtgtttatgGAAAGACCCtgtaagtgaatcaatattaacattacaaaagtaTGCCATCTtcaatgacctgacaacagtattgaAACTATATCCTCTCtcaataagtctgtttaaatgttttgttagaTTTTGATGTGAATGCCGACATTTGTGTGCGTTGTAAAGAATATGACAAAAAGGATTGGATTTAGATTGTAATTACACCTTAtgtgtatttttcaccaattcactgttataaaatgaatatcgttaatttttttaacgacgccggggtatttgccaaaagcatatgccttttttaccctctctgccgtggtatttgtcaaaaaatactCTATCCGACTGGACGCTTGTAGCATCACGATCATCAATGCGTTTTTGAACATTaacattcggtgtaattaaacagatatatcatgttcttgaggggtatttgcgaaaaataccagtcttaAGAATGAATTTCCCTCGCCTTCCGACTCGTGAAATTAAACATTCCCgcgactggtatttttcgcaaaaacccctccttaacatgatatatctgtttgaaaaacagttaaaacacaTGTAATAAAGCTTTCAAATTTTTACAGAAGATATACCAAACTACTGCACCACATGATCCTGAAGGAATTCTGGGAACTTTGACGtctatatttctttgttttttgggGTTACAGGTAAGATATAGACTTGGTTCATAGGTAACAACATGACTTAGTTATCCAAAAAccaatatatatgttgtatataaacaaatatttaacatatgATGTTTTAAGTAAACATATTATGACAACAAAggattgtttttcattgtcttctatgaaataaaattttcttgAAAGAGAAGTATAGCTGTTTGTGTGACTAGCTGTCGTATCAACAATAAaccaaaataacataaaaaaaatgcattttcaaataCAGGAAAAAAACTATTCCAAAGCATAATAAGAAGTGATAGAGTTCGTGACTATTGGTTCTGTAGCATTAGGATTCAAATCGCAAAACgggtttttttgtaattgtatcGTGTCATTGAAATCGAAGTTTTACAACAAGTTTCACAACGTTGAATAAAATACTGGACAAAGATATGAAGAAAACAACGTGTATACACCATACATTGAGTCAATCGGAAACCTATTGTATCTACTACGTAGAGTAAACACTATTCGGCATTTATCATGGACTGTTTTGATGTTGATTGTTTGATGATCTGTGATACTAGCTACACTGGTTGTAGCAAGGACTATTTCATAGCGCAGGTTGATTACCtgcaaaaaacaatatttgactGTAGTATGGAGGCTTGGTTGATGCTAAGCTGATCAAATTTGGCTTCAACGTATTTAAATGTGTGAACGTTGAAAAAGCAGATGGCTTCAACCAAATATGGTGTCTGATGTTTTTAAGCTTATAACGCGTTGGTATCTTTTTTGAAAAACGGATTAGATATCTGCTCTTTTGTGTGTATCGTTAGTTTGTTGGGTGTCCGATATCGAACTTTAAATGTTGTAAATTGGATAAGATATACCCGATATCGAACTTTAAAAGCGTTCAGTTTGTTAACATCCTTGTAACACATTCttgaatttgttgttatttttggaCTTATTAATTGATAATTATCATGTTTCAACTATAAAAAACATTGGCGTTTTTAATTCTTGATACATTTGACTTGGTAGATAGTTATCAAATATGAATGAATAAGGTACATCTTTAACTAAAATATCTGTTTTTAGGCTGGCAGAATACTGATTTGTTTTCAATCACATAAAGAAAGAATCATCAGGTGGATTATATGGGGTGTATTAACAGTAAGTAAAGATTCATACTTTGTAAATAAAGaacacggccgacactcggctaaccgagagataggtcggttaatctatattgagtatgcggctatatcggcggtgggtctgttaatcgggttggctaaagtctgttaagagtaaaactcacaatttaatgttaaactctgttaaatatacagattttttggcatattatgAGAATcacatcaaaaaaagaaaagtgtctgacaaaatgatatctatcatagaacattttccgccattaaaaaaaatgcatagccTGCGCAATTTTGAGTAAAACGAAAAGGCGTCGCGCAAGTATGTGTTTTTATGCTTGTACGCATAGCAATATTTTAGATCTAgctcacttttaaattatagtttttcatagttatcaaaagtaccaggattcatgtgtgacgtcatgctgtttctaaattttataaattctaatgtagcataacgtttgccttttcgccatcgtatgtgacgtcatttttttaattgcgtttacgcctggactgattctggtgtgtctatgctgtattgaacttggcatcatgtattcgggttgagttttctgtaataagttaatacttaagtttcattatgaatatatctttcacattcatttgttaaaatttactgtttgcaatagcatgaatcgttctatataatagtgttcttatcccgggcataatacaatgccgtatttagcaaaaccttttcaacttttgatcttcagtgctgtacaactttgtacttttttcactttcgatcttgtatatctgggcgttatgtattcgggtttagttttctgtaattagtttttacttcagtttcattatgtatatctctttcatattcatttgttaaaatttactgtttgcaatagtgtgaattttgttttatataatatgaatgttcttatcctgggcatacaaacaatgccgtatttggcaaaaccttttcaacttttgatcttcagtgctgtacaattttgtatttttttcgtcactggtgagtctcgtgtggactagacgcgttttttggcgtattgaattttaaacctgatgctttttgttatctattaatcatgcttttctttgtctaatatgttctgctttttatttgtattgtagtcctgtaatattttgttttcatttcaatgttatatttaactgtgccattaaagtgcgaggtttggcatgccttaaaaccaggttcaacccaccacttttattcccctttaaaagtgtcctgtaccaagtcaggaagatggccattgttataatattgttcgtttctgtgtgtgtgttgcattttaacgttgagtcgtttctgttttctcttattttttagataagacgtggcacggtacttgtctatcccatattcatgtttttggttttgatgttatatttgttattctcgtggtgtattgtctgttgcttggtccgtttctgtgtgctgttgcgtttcggtgttgtgtcgttgttctcctcttatatttaatgcgtttccctcggttttggtttgttgccccgattttgttttttgtccctggatttatgagttttgaacagcggtatactactgttgcctttatttagataaaaggccaaaaatcatttttagatATGATTTAAAGGACACAAAGTAGTACTTTGGTTCTAAAAAAAGCAATTGTCGTTGatgaatatttcataattgttatataagttgagttataccacattttaatgaatataagGGGAATacagtctgttaatgggttggATAATTTAAATCGTgtcagttaagagttatttagccacgacattttcacattgaaaaaaataagatgtactTGTGacgaaaaaattacaatacagTGCAACAGTATCCTTATAGAAagagcaatttttttttctctgcatTTCATTAAAAGGGTGTGTCACTTCAAATTAGCGTCATATGGACTGATCGGCTGCTCGAATTCGCATGAATTTATTCTTTACGCCAAGttatcagccttatttttttgtctgttcaaAATCTGTAACATCTATGAATCTGTAATGTGTTGCAATGCAGGTGGTTAAATTCTATGCGTTTTCTTTATAAGGCTTttttacctcaggaatagaaTATCTtatgccggcgtcacacattggcGGATAGACCGGCGTGCACCAAACCTACAGAGAAAACTGACAAAGTCGGTATACTTTAGTTGCACGCCATAAAAATGCTTAGCAATTGTTCAAAGCGCGTTGCATAAGTTTGGAGGTCGTCGAAATAcaaaggtaaaattgagaaacgaaatggggaatgtgtcaaagcgacaacaacccgaccatagaacaggcAACAGataaaggccaccaatgggtcttcaatgttgAGAAAAACTCAagcacccgtaggcgtccttcagctggccccttaaaactatgtatactagtacagtgttAATGGACGGACGTCATAATAAACTCCGAATGatacacaagaaattaaaaatcatataagactaacaaaggccagaggctcctgacttgggacaggcgtaaAATTGCGGAAGGGataatatatataggaagatgtggtgtgagtgccaatgagacaactctccatccaaataacaatttaaaaagtaaaccattatagattaaagtacggccttcaacacggagccttggctcacaccgaacaacaagctataaagggccccaaaattactagtgtaaaaccattcaaacgggaaaaccgaatttaatctatataaacaaaacgagaaacgagaaacacgtatatattacataaacaaacgacaactactgtacatcagataaacatgtttatgagatatcaaccctccccctatacctctagccactgAATGAAAGTAAATACGCTTGATTAACGCTACAACCCGAGGAAATTTTTATGCAgcataaaaaacacacaacatacattttgtacgtTTCTTGAATGCCGGATATACGCTTAGCCTAAGGTACGCTTCTAGTACGCCAATGAACGATTTTTAACACGCCGGAGCTATACGCTGATGTGTGACGCCGGTATTAGTTGCATTtcatcaatgcttttcaactttgtttttggccttttaaacatttctttCGAGCGTCACgatcactgatgagtttttcgtagacgaaacgcgtgtctggcgtaaatataaggCGCAATTATCAAATttcagtcctggtatctatgaggagtttatttccggtatgtttttttccttTGTACCGAGTCATCATTCTCATTTTCTGCCGCCTAAGGAAATGTCTGTGCCAATTAAGTTCTAAACCGTGGTTCTAAACAAGAAATAGACattagtaagtttttttttatattagtgttGGGTGCTGATTTTATGTGTAACAACAAGACAATTTTACATTCCTGTAAATCACAATAAATGTAtagtattaattttatttttcgagTAATGATGTATTCCTATGATATCGTAAGTCATTTAGCCGACTCGCAGTCCGGAAAGGTGCTTGTTTTTCTATCGAGTGACATTCAAGGTGGTGTAGAGAAAGGTTGATGTTGAAAGGTTTGTCTATATGTGTTtgcattataaacatatttcagttcacttgataaaaaaaatcaaaacattacgAAGTTTATCTCTGATTTATGTACTTGTTAACTATGTAAATGACAAATTGGTGCCATTCATATCAATGAAACAGAATCCACATGATATATGCGACAATtctttaatgaaattaatattactttgattttacactttttaaaatcatttctatcAGTTTTCAGATTCCATTGTCTATacttatgtttcattgttcatgTTCTGTTTCCATATATTCTAGCCACTAATCTTGAGCCTATCCCTTTATTCAGAAAACACCCCATATAGCAATTAAATTATACTAATAATGTCATTCATAACTCTTAACAGACCAATTAACAGACCGAGTTTTATACATCCGACCCATTAACAGACcatattttcatcaaaaattgatttatgtcaCCAAAATACAGTTTCTCGTGTAGATTTTTCACATATTGATGTTACTGtggtaaacaaacataatgccaGTCTTTCTTTGATGTTCAAAAGATTGCATGCAAGTAAACTCAACCAACTTGttatttttgtgtacattttgtgtgtgtaaaatgtgtataaatttactgaCGAGTAACTcgccttttcattttatagatcgtttattgaagctagaaaaaaaagaattacacTACTGGATTCAGTACTccaaatcattttgtcagacataaatagtttttatgatataaatataattaaaagttatacaatgaaacataatgaccttgcactgattttcacgataacacctgattaacagactttagccaacccgattaacagacccatcgccgatatagccgcatactgacctatctctcggttagccgagtgtcggccgtgaaGAAGGAGAGGGGAGACAAGAAGAGAGTGATACGGCGTCTGTATTGGGTCtataataattcaaaagaataCGGAAGTAGGGACAAACCGACGACGATTCCCtcgtgatttaaaaaaaaacatatatatacagttCACTTTACGGTGTAACTTTCATATACTATCTCTAAGTTACAAATAGTGTCGGaaagaacattcaaactcattaatcgaaaataaactgaaaacggcAAGacaaaaaattctgaaaaaagtGCACAAGACTAACAACAGTTGTGACTGTTTTTAATATCCACCATAGAAATTTTGATTGTTACCATAACTTTTTGACAGGGAGTTGTCGGTGCGGTGTTATGCAAAGGGTCACAAAATGATGGATGGGTTcctttaaacaaaaatctttgGTAAGTTTTTTtgacatattatttatttacgaTAACTGTGATATTTCAATTTATGCAATTAGATGTTCATAATGACATATACCACTAGTCAGTACTTCTGTGtttacatgaattatcattaatatgttcattgaaaacatttaacaataatttCTCAAAATACTATTGAAAAATACCCTAGGGGCTTTATTTGGCAAATTCTTTCGAAAATGCTTCGTAATtgattttgactattttacattgttattcGAGAGTCTTTAATTGGTCTATTGTAGACGGAATGCgagtctggcgtacaaaattgtaagcctggtatctatgataagttcaTATACATGCTTGGGTCTTCAAATTATACAGATTTAATAAAGCGTTTTAGAAGAAACACCTGGTTTGAGAGCTAGCTAAACTCCCATTcgtgtgatatttttttattcgttgATTGTTTGTACAGTATATAGTATACACTTGTACAAATTAAGGTAACTATTCAAACAATGAATATCATTATGTGTTCTTCATCTTTTCCTAATGTTTATATCAGATTAAAGTTTAGATGTATTCTAGGTCAATATCCTTCATCTTAGTGACAGCATCATTTGCCTTTCTGTTATTATCAGCAATGTACATTACAATAGACATCTTGAAAATATGGGAAGGAGACCCATTTATTTATCCTGGTAAGTAAGATACGTCTAAAGGAAATAATGATGACACCAATTTATCTCACACAACTACTTTGGTACAAGTAATTTTGATGTACAGTTCTAAAGATGCATTTCAATTGTACATCTGTAACACTGTTATAAAAAGGGGGATATAGATCGTATCACACAAGATGCAGTGGTAGAAACTATATGTTAAGCTTAAACACAGATTTAAAAATGTGCTGTTAATGTACAATTTTACAGAGTTgcagtttatatacagcttgTACTATAGCAGCTGTGTACCCaagtcattaattttttttcactctTTGAAATTCGAATAGAAATGTTTTGTGGGCCATATGTTGTCAGTAAGACCTGCTTTGCTGTCTCTGCTAGAATCAATTAATGTGAAATTTGCAATACTTCGTATAATGactttaaatattcataaaaacataattacaCGTAACACATCTTTATACAAATTACCTCAAACAATCTACCTGTCTAATGTCTAGAATGAATTTTTCAGGAATGAATTCTATAGTGGTTTACTGTTGCCATGACATTTTCTACAGATTTTTCCCAGTGAACTGGCAGATCCATGATGATCATTTAAGTCTTctattgaaggctgtatgggATACGTCAATATATGTTGTGCTTGCTTATGTGAtgttcaaaaagaaaatatttgtggCACTCTAAACAGCTACATGACATCTTTGACAACAACACAGTCTACAAATTCAACTCATTCATTTGATTATATTTGCAGAACTTTGTTCATATATAGTTTGTGTCAGTCTTTTATTAGTATTGGCATTAATAAaagtattcaattttcatttgatttgatttttatatgatattattcATGTGggagatataaatagataagcAGGGGTGTGATTCACTTACCCTACCAGAGCACCAGAGGTCACTTGCTGTTTTTGATGGGATCAGATATATATTTGATTGGACGAAACAAGCAACAAGTGCACTAATTATAGAATAATCATATATTTGAACCTTTAATGGTATCACAACTCTGATTATTAATTACCTGATTTATATTACTGCAACAATACATATAGTGTCAAAGTATAAAGTAAACTTACTGTCTTATTCTTGGCTTGGTACTGTTATTTTCTCACAATCAAAATGGTGGAgtaaacctggtttaatagcttagTTTCACGTGTTTGACAGTTGCAAAACAATATCCATTATATTCACTGGTGGTAAGCGGATGGTCGTAGCTAAAAGTTACGACCATCTGGagatgggagacaactctaggGATACGTTTTTCTTTTTCGATTTTCGTGCAGTAAAAGGTTCATTTGAGCCAAACCGCTCGTCTCATACATACTATTGGGTGGTTCGGTgatattaaaaccaaatttgatgcattaaaacattccaattttcgtAAAATAGTCATCCAAAAATTCCAGCATGATGGTcgtaactaaaaaaacaaaaatgttgagGATGGTCGTAACGAAAAATTGGGATGGTCGTAACTCTGTTTTGAATAAGACCGAATAAGGCAAGTCAAGAGTTTTAAACGTGTCTTTATCATATGCATATATAATATGATGTAtttctgaagatttttttaaaatttttacatacaaCTTAAAATAAAGCAAAATCAATCCGTATTACACTGATCAATtcgaaattttaaaaagtttttaaatatcaGTTTTTGGGAATTTGGattaaagtttgattttaaattccattttgttaaaatgttttggACCGAACAAGGCAAGTCAAGAGTTTTAAACgtgtcttttattatatttataaaatatattatacatttgttaatgtttttaccaaagaataaaatttaaaaggggTGAAGAGAGGGGTACATGTAAAGTGCGAAACGGAAGAAATTGAAACGAATCGAAcgaaacaatacaaaatgaaatgaacaGTCTTATATACTGAAAATATAATGTATGAAATTAACCAGAGCCAAATAGTTGAATTAATGTAAGCTGTTAAATTCTTTATTAATGTGAATTTCTCAAAAGTGGAGAATTCATgttaaaacaagaaacacagCTCTGGTTATGATAATAATAAGTTAGAAATAAAAAGCACGAAACgtatcaaatcattttttaagtacaaaataaattattttaaggaacggcatttttaataaattgaacATCGCATAAAATAACAGTatccttgtttttttcttttctttagatTTTGCATCACATCTATTGAAAAATTGaactcggtcacaccttaccggatagcacaTACGaacgcctaacggatgaaaataaaagttgtccttgacaaaattgttatccgttgggagttcgttgatgtactgaccgaataaaacggacgtgtaacggatgcataacggacacacacTGGATATGGaacgtacgagaaacggacacgtaccggacagaacggatgtcgaacgtacatccaacggacgagtaacgcataaaacggacacctaactgAAGCGAACCGGATAAACGGATGAACAGGATATACGGGAAAATcaaaggcgacaataataatacatgtaaattgcataaatattcaaaatgtttctgtgtaactggttttgatTTGTTCTTAAAAATTCCTCCAAAGGGCAGTGTCTGGCCTGAATAAGAACTGATTGGTTGTGAAGACGTGCCTATgctctaagatcgattatgaataataagaattcaagAACCTTAAGAATTCTGACAAACCAATtattggcatttctgacgcaaaattttcaattggcatttatccgtttcagatccgtttatcatccgttttatccgttatacgtccgttAGAAGTCTGTTTCTCATCCGTTTCatccgttaaacgtccggtagaagtccgttggtgaatttatcttcaagacctccaacggatgtataactGACACGTAACGGA
Proteins encoded:
- the LOC134704850 gene encoding heparan-alpha-glucosaminide N-acetyltransferase-like, with protein sequence MNHISPVMLVLISMLYFVSVVNADHHIRYAELHSNDFLEHGLDEGWLTINASSNWIIKLYALNDECWKCPFVHVTTIPDTASQMTLPVNTTFGTTIVLKRKHPSKDIEEDFCRFHKKFTEGGNYWLFVDDETYKSEECDVLLINHPLPAEMPILYVFLVLCALPVLIVLAKFVFGKARKSSSLDVTEPSTKSKKDLKLSSHHTKSQAQDNGQTTEVEIQPEESSSTKDHKRTRLKSLDTFRGLSLVVMIFVNYGGGGYWFFDHPPWNGLTVADLVFPWFIFIMGTSMNFSFKGMIRRNNTKCQILLKIIKRSALLFAFGIILNTNWGPVDLEHIRIPGVLQRFSLTYLVLAIIELIFIRNYNIPKERSCAPLNDILSLAPQWIISLGILAAYVGLTLKLEFPGCPTGYIGPGGLHDGGKHYNCTGGAAQYIDVLVLGKNHIYGNPTPKKIYQTTAPHDPEGILGTLTSIFLCFLGLQAGRILICFQSHKERIIRWIIWGVLTGVVGAVLCKGSQNDGWVPLNKNLWSISFILVTASFAFLLLSAMYITIDILKIWEGDPFIYPGMNSIVVYCCHDIFYRFFPVNWQIHDDHLSLLLKAVWDTSIYVVLAYVMFKKKIFVAL